One window of Treponema denticola genomic DNA carries:
- the glpK gene encoding glycerol kinase GlpK translates to MKKYVLAFDQGTTSCRAILFDKDGKKIATAQQEFSQIFPKQGWVEHDAMEIWGKQSGVAREVLERSGVSTQEIAAIGITNQRETTVVWNKKTGRPVYNAIVWQCRRTADICDALKEKGLSDSIRKKTGLIIDAYFSGTKIKWILDNVPEARTLAEKGELLFGNIDTWLIWNLTRGKVHVTDYTNASRTLLFNIHTLQWDKELLKAMDIPESMLPEVKPSSYVYGYTDEHTFGGAKIPIAGAAGDQQAALFGQACFEEGSAKNTYGTGCFMLMNTGEKIIESENGLLTTIAFGIDNSVKYALEGSSFIAGAAVQWLRDELKLIYTAHETEYYAGLVNDTNGVYFVPAFSGLGAPYWDMYARGALLGLTRGAKREHIVRAVLEAIAYQTKDVLYAMEKDSKINLKSLKVDGGACANNFLMQFQSDILNVPVLRPYEKETTALGAAYLAGLAVGFWKEQGEIKRIQDIEREFRPDMEEEKRKTLYAGWKKAVERSMKWA, encoded by the coding sequence ATGAAAAAATATGTTTTAGCCTTTGATCAGGGGACTACGAGCTGCAGGGCAATCTTGTTCGATAAAGACGGAAAAAAAATTGCAACTGCCCAGCAGGAGTTTTCTCAAATTTTTCCTAAGCAGGGCTGGGTCGAGCATGATGCTATGGAAATATGGGGAAAGCAAAGCGGTGTAGCCCGCGAAGTTTTGGAAAGAAGCGGAGTTTCCACCCAAGAGATTGCTGCAATCGGAATTACCAACCAGCGGGAAACAACCGTTGTCTGGAACAAAAAGACAGGCCGTCCCGTTTATAATGCCATAGTTTGGCAGTGCCGCAGAACCGCCGATATCTGCGATGCTCTTAAAGAAAAAGGCCTTTCCGATTCTATCAGAAAAAAAACCGGCTTGATAATAGATGCTTATTTTTCGGGAACCAAGATAAAGTGGATTTTGGATAATGTTCCCGAAGCAAGAACTCTGGCCGAAAAAGGCGAGCTTCTTTTCGGAAACATCGACACTTGGCTTATTTGGAATTTGACCAGAGGCAAGGTGCATGTAACCGATTATACAAACGCATCGCGCACCTTGCTTTTTAATATTCACACTCTGCAATGGGATAAGGAGCTTTTAAAGGCTATGGATATTCCCGAATCTATGCTGCCTGAAGTCAAGCCTTCAAGTTATGTTTACGGCTATACCGATGAGCATACATTCGGGGGAGCTAAGATTCCGATTGCGGGGGCTGCAGGTGATCAGCAGGCTGCTCTCTTCGGGCAAGCCTGTTTTGAAGAAGGCTCTGCAAAAAACACTTATGGAACCGGCTGCTTTATGTTAATGAATACCGGAGAAAAGATAATAGAATCAGAAAACGGGCTTCTTACGACTATTGCCTTCGGTATAGATAATAGTGTAAAATATGCCTTGGAGGGAAGCAGTTTTATAGCCGGTGCTGCAGTTCAATGGCTGAGGGATGAGTTAAAACTTATCTATACTGCCCACGAAACGGAGTACTATGCAGGGCTTGTAAACGACACAAACGGAGTTTATTTTGTTCCCGCCTTTTCAGGTCTGGGTGCACCCTACTGGGATATGTATGCCCGAGGTGCTCTTTTGGGCTTGACAAGGGGGGCAAAAAGAGAGCATATTGTAAGAGCTGTCTTGGAAGCCATCGCCTATCAAACAAAGGATGTCCTTTATGCTATGGAAAAGGATTCCAAGATAAACTTAAAATCGCTTAAAGTAGACGGCGGAGCTTGTGCCAATAATTTTTTAATGCAGTTTCAGTCGGATATTTTAAATGTGCCCGTTTTACGCCCCTACGAAAAAGAAACGACGGCCTTGGGAGCTGCCTATCTTGCAGGCCTTGCCGTAGGCTTTTGGAAAGAACAGGGCGAAATAAAACGGATACAGGATATCGAAAGGGAATTTAGGCCGGACATGGAAGAAGAAAAAAGAAAGACTCTCTATGCCGGATGGAAAAAGGCTGTAGAACGCTCAATGAAATGGGCCTAA
- a CDS encoding cytidylyltransferase domain-containing protein, translating into MIGLYEGTAVIVQARLSSKRLVRKALLDLGDRPILYRVLDSVRELPAEHFILACDTNSKKEFQPIAESLGYLCIDGSEEDVLRRFCDAIEFINSNFPNKPLKAVIRVTADNPFLFVQAAEASLRRYFELGEPDYFTYTGLPHGSGIEIIKADSLLKAASETDDEYAHEHVSPAIYGHSDKYRCVRETAPPVWYYPELRTTVDTAEDYEKAKEIYKHLISNKKTAPFTPADIVEAVSYADRLVVFCPSVTPGRGSGHLHRVCDLTRALLGKLRCLIYISESDYPNFSKSLLNSIPSEIIVNEFPKKAALIVLDRFRTSEDEMTFFKNKGPVIAIDDGGTGRRFADFILDILPSLKNVTSPDDDSGSELIPNLFSPELISLPVNRRKQLSTQRLAKNKKIHLTPKQTKVLVVCGGENSYRMTLPIAQILASLKFDVSAIDMNLSFEDIKRLEGKVKAFSRIDNLKERLYEWDLVVTHYGFTAFEALAAGCYVLLVSPTDYHYKLGLAAGFTSLPAGIPSSTDFANVFSHGIKIPKIITPYSESKDLSSLIKNLSFGSRYFCPICGEDGTSEITARTPDRTMAHCLKCGMYHISFIISPPKQYTKTYFFDEYKAQYGKTYLEDFESIRKQGMRRMEIIDKLYIDIFYKKREYSIFDGEKKILDVGCAYGPFVLAAKYSGWYAVGTDISEAAVKYVTDELKLPAFVSAFPVLPKTYEYIYQKRMTGNGFESVSRPIEDGGFAALSMWFVIEHFRDLDSVLKKVNDLLMPGGIFAFSTPNFSGVTGTFSSYKFFAESPTDHYSIWDAKTVKDQLNLYGFKVLKVVSIGHHPERFKWCKNLKKNGILWNIVMAIGMAISKLFKLGDSMEVYAMKQGRLEDIK; encoded by the coding sequence ATGATCGGTTTATACGAAGGAACGGCCGTAATTGTTCAAGCTCGATTGAGTTCCAAGCGTTTGGTTAGAAAGGCTTTGTTGGATTTGGGTGACAGGCCTATATTATACAGAGTTTTGGATTCGGTTAGAGAATTACCTGCCGAACATTTTATTTTGGCCTGCGATACCAATTCAAAAAAAGAATTTCAGCCCATAGCCGAATCCTTAGGCTATCTTTGTATTGACGGTTCCGAAGAAGATGTTTTAAGGCGCTTTTGTGATGCCATTGAGTTTATAAATTCCAATTTTCCGAATAAACCTTTAAAGGCCGTTATCAGGGTTACGGCCGATAATCCTTTTCTTTTTGTGCAAGCTGCCGAAGCTTCACTCCGCCGTTATTTTGAATTGGGAGAGCCAGATTATTTTACTTACACAGGTCTTCCGCACGGATCGGGTATAGAAATTATCAAGGCCGATTCTCTTTTAAAAGCCGCTTCCGAAACCGATGATGAATATGCTCATGAGCATGTGTCTCCTGCAATTTACGGCCATTCCGATAAATATAGATGTGTCAGAGAGACGGCTCCGCCTGTGTGGTATTATCCCGAACTGCGGACTACCGTTGATACCGCCGAAGACTATGAAAAAGCAAAAGAAATTTATAAGCACTTAATTTCAAATAAGAAGACGGCTCCGTTTACGCCTGCCGACATAGTTGAGGCTGTAAGTTATGCCGATAGGTTAGTTGTATTTTGTCCTTCGGTTACTCCGGGCAGGGGAAGCGGGCACTTGCATAGGGTTTGCGATTTAACGAGAGCTCTTTTAGGAAAGCTAAGATGTTTGATTTATATATCCGAGTCGGATTATCCTAATTTTTCAAAATCTCTTTTAAATTCCATTCCTTCCGAAATAATCGTAAATGAGTTTCCCAAAAAAGCGGCTCTAATCGTATTGGATAGATTTAGAACGTCTGAAGATGAGATGACTTTTTTTAAGAATAAGGGGCCTGTTATCGCAATTGACGATGGCGGCACCGGCCGAAGATTTGCCGATTTTATTTTGGATATATTACCTTCACTTAAAAATGTAACTTCGCCTGATGATGATTCCGGCTCCGAATTGATTCCGAATCTTTTTTCGCCTGAGTTGATATCCCTTCCGGTAAATAGGCGAAAACAGCTTTCAACCCAGAGATTGGCAAAAAATAAAAAGATACACTTAACTCCTAAACAAACAAAAGTTCTTGTAGTGTGCGGCGGAGAAAATTCTTATAGGATGACCCTCCCTATTGCACAAATTCTAGCCTCCTTAAAATTCGACGTTTCTGCAATAGATATGAATTTAAGCTTTGAAGATATAAAACGGCTTGAAGGAAAGGTTAAAGCTTTTTCAAGAATTGATAATTTAAAAGAAAGGCTTTATGAATGGGACTTGGTTGTAACCCATTACGGGTTTACGGCTTTTGAAGCCTTGGCTGCAGGCTGCTATGTGCTTTTGGTTTCTCCTACCGACTATCATTATAAGTTAGGTTTAGCAGCCGGCTTTACATCACTTCCTGCAGGGATACCTTCCAGTACCGACTTTGCTAATGTCTTTTCTCATGGAATTAAAATACCTAAGATTATTACGCCTTATTCTGAATCCAAGGATTTATCTTCTCTGATAAAAAATTTATCTTTCGGTTCACGGTATTTCTGTCCTATTTGCGGAGAAGACGGTACCTCCGAAATTACAGCCAGAACTCCCGATAGGACTATGGCTCATTGTTTAAAGTGCGGAATGTACCATATTTCGTTTATAATAAGTCCTCCAAAACAATATACCAAAACTTATTTTTTTGATGAGTACAAGGCCCAATACGGTAAAACCTACTTAGAGGATTTTGAGTCTATACGAAAGCAGGGTATGCGCCGAATGGAAATTATCGATAAACTTTATATAGATATTTTTTATAAAAAAAGGGAATACAGTATTTTTGACGGTGAAAAGAAAATATTGGATGTAGGTTGTGCCTACGGCCCCTTTGTCCTTGCTGCAAAGTATTCGGGTTGGTATGCCGTCGGAACCGATATTTCGGAAGCCGCCGTAAAATATGTAACGGACGAGTTAAAGCTGCCGGCCTTTGTTTCGGCTTTTCCGGTTCTCCCGAAAACCTATGAGTATATTTACCAAAAACGAATGACGGGAAACGGATTTGAATCGGTTTCAAGGCCTATTGAAGACGGAGGTTTTGCTGCCCTCTCTATGTGGTTTGTTATCGAGCATTTTAGGGACTTGGATTCCGTTTTAAAAAAAGTAAACGATCTTTTGATGCCGGGCGGTATTTTTGCTTTTTCAACTCCAAACTTTTCCGGTGTTACGGGAACTTTTTCGTCCTATAAATTTTTTGCAGAAAGTCCTACCGACCATTATTCAATATGGGATGCAAAAACCGTAAAGGATCAACTCAATCTGTACGGCTTTAAAGTTTTAAAGGTTGTTTCGATAGGCCATCATCCTGAAAGATTTAAGTGGTGTAAAAATCTTAAAAAGAACGGAATACTTTGGAACATAGTTATGGCCATAGGCATGGCTATAAGTAAACTTTTTAAACTGGGAGACAGTATGGAAGTTTATGCAATGAAGCAGGGAAGACTGGAGGATATAAAATGA
- a CDS encoding glycosyltransferase family 2 protein, which translates to MNTIPTIFNERKISYTVLGKSSGDFKAPVSVLVLNRGARYYLSSLFQNLIDLGFNSIVFVDSSKRGFEVEALSSQFPEVKFLLPLEKVTAGEMINLGISEVSSDYVMVLWNDMALSSSASPETVIDTLTQSDVICVAPGLIDEKNALIPVQIVPSLTRRDFSTEQFLCRKDLTHTIYMYDFAGIYNREKFIEIGGFDYTIENPYWQNLDFGFRAHLWGMEVLISNLYKMKYAGACPLEDISADDSYIKFYLKNLAPIVGKKGGGLPWYLFFSYAIRSGLNPFKAYKYFKVVQDWVHINKYRFVKSPQDLICKWEPSI; encoded by the coding sequence ATGAATACTATACCTACAATTTTTAATGAACGGAAAATCTCTTATACGGTTTTAGGAAAAAGTTCAGGCGATTTTAAAGCTCCTGTTTCCGTTTTGGTATTAAACCGAGGTGCCCGATATTATCTTTCTTCTCTTTTTCAAAACCTGATAGATTTAGGTTTTAACTCAATAGTTTTTGTGGACAGCTCAAAGCGGGGGTTTGAGGTAGAGGCTTTGTCTTCTCAATTCCCGGAAGTGAAATTTTTACTTCCGCTTGAAAAGGTTACTGCAGGGGAGATGATTAATCTCGGTATTTCGGAGGTATCTTCGGATTATGTTATGGTTTTGTGGAACGATATGGCTTTGTCATCTTCAGCCTCTCCTGAAACCGTGATAGATACCCTTACCCAATCGGATGTAATCTGTGTTGCTCCGGGTTTAATCGATGAAAAAAATGCCCTTATTCCCGTGCAAATTGTTCCTTCTCTTACTCGCAGAGATTTTTCGACTGAACAATTTTTGTGCAGAAAAGATTTAACTCATACAATTTATATGTATGATTTTGCCGGTATTTATAATCGGGAAAAATTTATCGAAATAGGCGGCTTTGATTACACTATAGAAAATCCTTATTGGCAAAATTTGGATTTCGGATTTAGAGCTCATCTATGGGGTATGGAGGTTCTTATTTCAAATTTATATAAAATGAAATATGCCGGAGCATGCCCCCTTGAAGATATTTCTGCAGATGATTCTTATATAAAATTTTATTTAAAAAATTTAGCGCCTATTGTAGGTAAAAAAGGAGGGGGCTTGCCTTGGTATTTATTTTTTTCTTATGCGATAAGGTCAGGCTTAAATCCTTTTAAGGCCTATAAATATTTTAAGGTTGTACAAGACTGGGTGCATATAAACAAATACCGTTTTGTAAAATCACCTCAAGACTTAATTTGTAAATGGGAGCCCAGCATATGA
- a CDS encoding spiro-SPASM protein yields MKSFAVLSAYDISEYSFKKLENGIIPFEASFRAAAAFPDCKKIIILTSASCEASIVSILKNIKSDELKIEWKVKVLEKISPQAVFSEAAKETEAESSGFENVFFLHGDEPFIDLNATEKLFKQHLEYRAEYSFADGYPEGLIPEVLTSGLCPILAKLSENETSFERSFIFDTIKKEINSYDIETMIAPFDLRHLRLRFAADSKRDALLCSRFTGINAENYAKLIEEKKAELFTLPAYYGIEINSSYPLKSIYKPNEVLGLAEKKEMDKASLFSLIEKIAEYSDDTVISLSVFGEPSMYQDCLSVIEKILSFPKLSVLIETCGLYWPSSFIERLEKIIDVSPKRKNKMLPVYWIVCIDAVSSGMYAKVHGLSEDEANIKLKQALTFTDSLKKVFPDAVWAQIMRIKENEIEVEPFYRFWKNLGVNVIIQKYDTFCKLLEDKRVADLSPFNRHPCWHLKRDMYILADGSVPLCKEDVKRNNILGNAFSDSLDSIRKKTFEVYKKHLECRYGDLCGACDEYYTYNF; encoded by the coding sequence ATGAAGTCTTTTGCTGTTTTATCCGCCTATGATATTTCGGAATATTCGTTTAAAAAACTCGAAAACGGAATCATCCCATTTGAAGCCTCTTTCCGTGCGGCTGCGGCCTTTCCCGATTGTAAAAAAATTATTATTTTAACCTCCGCTTCTTGTGAAGCCTCTATCGTTTCCATATTAAAAAATATAAAATCGGACGAGCTAAAAATAGAGTGGAAGGTTAAGGTTTTGGAAAAAATAAGTCCTCAAGCCGTATTTTCCGAGGCTGCAAAAGAAACCGAAGCGGAATCTTCAGGTTTTGAAAATGTTTTCTTTTTGCATGGTGATGAGCCTTTTATCGATTTAAATGCAACGGAAAAACTTTTTAAGCAGCATTTGGAATACAGGGCTGAATACAGCTTTGCCGACGGATACCCTGAGGGCCTTATCCCTGAAGTTCTAACCTCCGGCCTTTGTCCTATTCTTGCAAAGCTTTCCGAAAATGAAACTTCGTTTGAGCGCTCTTTTATTTTTGATACGATAAAAAAAGAAATAAACAGCTATGATATTGAAACTATGATAGCCCCCTTCGATTTAAGGCATCTAAGGCTCCGCTTTGCAGCCGACTCAAAACGGGATGCTCTTTTATGCAGCCGCTTTACAGGCATAAATGCGGAAAACTATGCAAAACTGATTGAAGAAAAAAAGGCGGAGCTATTTACTCTTCCTGCATATTACGGTATCGAGATAAATTCTTCCTATCCTTTAAAGTCGATATATAAGCCTAATGAGGTTTTAGGACTTGCAGAAAAAAAAGAAATGGATAAGGCGTCTCTTTTTTCTCTTATCGAAAAAATTGCAGAATATTCGGATGATACCGTAATTTCTCTTTCGGTTTTTGGTGAGCCTTCAATGTATCAGGATTGCCTTTCGGTAATCGAAAAAATTTTATCGTTTCCTAAGTTATCCGTTTTGATTGAAACTTGCGGTTTATATTGGCCTTCATCATTTATAGAGCGGCTTGAAAAAATTATTGACGTCTCTCCCAAAAGAAAAAACAAGATGCTTCCGGTTTATTGGATTGTATGTATTGATGCGGTCAGTTCAGGAATGTATGCTAAGGTGCACGGTCTTTCCGAAGATGAGGCAAACATTAAATTAAAACAAGCCCTTACTTTTACCGACAGTTTAAAAAAAGTTTTTCCCGATGCCGTATGGGCTCAAATTATGCGCATAAAAGAAAACGAGATAGAGGTTGAGCCCTTTTACCGTTTTTGGAAAAACTTGGGTGTTAATGTAATTATTCAAAAATACGATACCTTTTGTAAATTGCTTGAAGATAAAAGAGTTGCAGACTTATCGCCTTTTAATAGACATCCATGCTGGCATTTAAAAAGGGATATGTATATTTTGGCTGACGGCTCGGTGCCTCTTTGCAAAGAAGATGTTAAAAGAAATAATATTTTAGGAAATGCTTTTTCGGACAGCTTAGACTCAATCCGTAAAAAAACATTCGAGGTATATAAGAAGCATTTGGAATGTAGATACGGAGATTTGTGCGGAGCCTGCGATGAATACTATACCTACAATTTTTAA
- a CDS encoding Rpn family recombination-promoting nuclease/putative transposase has translation MQNPKLCKKLIEMILSDTIGKIAYISIQHNINTYEQAKSVRFDVLVQAENGKLYDVEMQVSNERNIPKRMRFYQAAIDISFLDKGNSYNNLNDSFIIFICLFDVIGKNRPVYTFENLCIEDKNTPLQDGTRKVIINAEAFNNTEDKELKGFLEYLKTGNANNEFTREIETMIQAIKNNEQARQEYRLMSTFEMDAREKGAYDKSIETAKLMKLKNFDIALIKEITGLPESEIEKL, from the coding sequence ATGCAAAATCCGAAACTATGCAAAAAACTTATCGAAATGATATTGTCCGATACAATAGGTAAAATTGCATATATATCGATACAGCATAATATTAACACCTACGAACAGGCAAAATCCGTAAGATTTGATGTTTTGGTACAGGCAGAAAACGGTAAATTATACGATGTGGAAATGCAGGTAAGCAATGAACGTAATATCCCGAAACGAATGCGGTTTTATCAAGCTGCAATAGATATTTCTTTTTTGGATAAGGGGAATTCCTATAACAATTTAAATGACAGCTTTATAATTTTTATCTGTTTGTTTGATGTTATAGGCAAAAATAGGCCTGTTTATACCTTTGAAAATCTTTGTATAGAGGACAAAAACACCCCTTTACAAGACGGCACACGAAAGGTTATAATAAATGCAGAGGCCTTTAATAACACTGAAGACAAAGAATTAAAAGGATTTTTAGAATACCTTAAAACAGGTAATGCGAATAATGAATTTACAAGGGAGATAGAAACTATGATACAAGCAATAAAAAATAATGAACAGGCAAGGCAAGAATACAGGTTAATGTCTACTTTTGAGATGGACGCTAGGGAGAAAGGGGCTTATGACAAAAGCATCGAAACAGCCAAACTTATGAAACTAAAAAACTTTGATATAGCTTTAATTAAAGAAATAACAGGCCTACCTGAATCCGAAATCGAAAAGCTGTAA
- a CDS encoding FKBP-type peptidyl-prolyl cis-trans isomerase, with protein MMKIEKDTTVSLEYTLKDANGEVLDSSDVMGPLEYIHGYNMIISGLEKALEGKEEGTEFKQVVPPEEAYGEVFDDMIVETTRAQFPEGVKLEVGMDFEAGEGHHARIVRITKIDGDKITIDANHPLAGETLHFDVKVLSVKKTTEEELQALMQQMSGGCGCGCGHEYDEDACGCGCSGCH; from the coding sequence ATGATGAAAATAGAAAAAGATACAACAGTCAGTTTGGAATACACACTGAAAGATGCTAACGGCGAAGTCCTTGACTCGTCCGATGTAATGGGTCCATTGGAGTACATCCACGGATATAATATGATTATTTCAGGCTTGGAAAAAGCCCTTGAAGGCAAAGAAGAAGGAACCGAGTTTAAGCAAGTTGTTCCTCCTGAAGAAGCCTACGGCGAAGTCTTTGATGACATGATAGTAGAAACAACCAGAGCTCAGTTCCCTGAGGGTGTAAAACTTGAAGTCGGTATGGACTTTGAAGCAGGTGAAGGTCATCACGCCCGAATTGTAAGAATTACAAAAATAGACGGCGACAAGATTACCATAGATGCAAATCATCCGCTGGCAGGAGAAACCCTCCACTTTGATGTAAAAGTCTTATCGGTAAAAAAGACCACCGAAGAAGAATTGCAGGCTTTGATGCAGCAAATGTCCGGAGGCTGCGGATGCGGGTGCGGTCATGAATATGACGAAGACGCTTGCGGCTGCGGATGCTCGGGGTGTCATTAA
- a CDS encoding Gx transporter family protein, with protein MIPKPVPFFRIGLANLPIILGIDLFSFPAFVLLLVIKVLGQALISGTLFSYIVLFSAIGTFSSGLLMYAMRRIPRKTISFMGISLAGAFVSNSLQFLLAVLLMFGKSAVYVIPPVFSLGTLTALFLGWFASEFEIQSVWYQRVKAERFDFISETDNSQTAKQSNGKNSSEKTNRTLRDRYLRIGSGISLFLILLFVPFLPVQALVLGAALILCAADRQKLNFLNLIFMFTAITVFNLFPPMGKIIFSIGSIDITHQALLRGFEKAIVLIGMIYISKWMLKAKMNFKSRIGKSIQEAFSVFYKLLSVKHEIKPKMIIPTIDSVLLSINRL; from the coding sequence ATGATACCCAAGCCGGTTCCTTTTTTTAGAATCGGCTTGGCCAATCTGCCCATAATTTTAGGCATAGACCTCTTCTCTTTTCCGGCCTTTGTACTTCTTTTAGTTATAAAGGTTTTAGGTCAAGCCCTTATTTCGGGAACTCTTTTTTCCTATATTGTTCTTTTTTCCGCAATCGGAACATTTTCCTCAGGCCTTTTAATGTATGCCATGAGAAGAATTCCGCGAAAAACAATTTCTTTTATGGGGATAAGTTTGGCAGGGGCCTTTGTTTCAAACAGCCTGCAATTTCTTTTAGCAGTCTTACTCATGTTCGGAAAATCGGCTGTCTACGTAATTCCGCCCGTGTTTTCTTTAGGCACCTTAACGGCCTTATTTTTAGGCTGGTTTGCATCCGAATTTGAAATACAATCCGTCTGGTATCAAAGAGTAAAGGCCGAAAGATTCGATTTTATTTCTGAAACGGATAATTCTCAAACCGCAAAGCAAAGTAATGGTAAAAACAGCTCCGAAAAAACAAACCGCACCCTAAGGGACAGGTATCTTAGAATAGGTTCGGGTATAAGCCTTTTTTTAATCTTACTCTTTGTGCCTTTTTTACCGGTACAAGCCCTTGTTTTGGGAGCAGCCCTGATTCTTTGTGCAGCCGACAGACAAAAACTTAATTTTTTAAATTTAATCTTTATGTTTACGGCAATTACCGTTTTCAACCTTTTTCCCCCGATGGGAAAGATAATCTTTAGCATAGGAAGCATAGATATAACTCATCAAGCCCTACTACGCGGATTTGAAAAAGCTATTGTGTTGATTGGAATGATATATATATCGAAATGGATGCTAAAAGCAAAGATGAATTTTAAAAGCCGAATAGGAAAATCGATACAGGAAGCTTTCAGTGTCTTTTACAAATTATTATCGGTAAAACACGAAATCAAACCAAAAATGATAATTCCCACCATAGATTCGGTTCTTTTAAGTATAAACAGACTTTAA
- the pheT gene encoding phenylalanine--tRNA ligase subunit beta — translation MPKIEVNESLFFKMLGAELEAKLGAKQDYDKLEEILTSAKAELDEKPDTSLPEKERIIKIELNDTNRPDLWSTAGLARLLRIHAGGKSNTKSYQSFLSSKEKTQDSAERRVKVSPELKEIRPFAAGFVISGKPIDELMLADIIQTQEKLCRNFGRKRKTVSMGVYRSKLIKWPIEYTAVDPDKTEFTPLDMEKPLLCRKILKEHPKGIEYASLLEGKKLFPLLKDANGEVLSMPPLINSAKIGAVQAGDTDLFVEFTGTDMTSILLSANIVACDFADCGYTILPVKIEHPYETGYGKTVTTPFYFQENAETSVEAVNKLLGSSFKAEEIAEALKRMDSETEISGNKIRLKPSPYRNDFLHEVDIIEDVMMGKTVNFFTPETPNEFTIGRLLPATMLSRKIKGLMTGMGYQEMIFNYLGSKKDYIERMCIDEASVIEISNPMSENYQFVRNSILPSLLNAEMGSANAVYPHKIFETGKIAFFDGTDSTGTTTSQSLGFLTAEQNANFNTAASEAANLLYYLGIEYKVCETDDPRFIPGRQAGLLYNGEQIGIFGEINPQVLENWDINIPCFAGELNIEKILKRQN, via the coding sequence ATGCCTAAGATTGAAGTAAATGAATCCCTTTTTTTTAAGATGCTCGGAGCAGAACTTGAAGCGAAACTCGGAGCAAAGCAGGATTACGATAAACTTGAAGAAATTTTAACATCAGCCAAGGCAGAACTTGACGAAAAACCCGATACCTCTCTTCCCGAAAAAGAACGCATAATTAAGATAGAATTAAACGATACCAACCGGCCAGACCTTTGGTCGACGGCAGGCCTTGCAAGGCTTTTACGCATCCATGCAGGAGGAAAATCAAATACAAAAAGCTATCAAAGCTTCCTTTCATCAAAAGAAAAAACGCAAGACTCAGCCGAGCGCAGGGTTAAGGTCTCGCCGGAGCTTAAAGAAATCCGCCCCTTTGCGGCAGGCTTTGTAATTTCGGGTAAGCCCATAGACGAGCTCATGCTTGCCGACATAATCCAAACACAGGAAAAACTTTGCCGCAACTTCGGAAGAAAAAGAAAAACCGTTTCAATGGGCGTTTACCGCTCAAAACTTATAAAATGGCCAATCGAATACACGGCCGTAGATCCCGACAAAACCGAGTTTACTCCGCTCGATATGGAAAAGCCTCTTTTATGCCGAAAAATCCTAAAGGAACACCCCAAGGGAATTGAATATGCCTCATTGCTTGAAGGCAAAAAGCTTTTCCCTCTTTTGAAGGATGCAAACGGAGAAGTCCTTTCAATGCCTCCCCTTATAAACAGTGCTAAAATAGGGGCCGTTCAAGCAGGCGATACCGATCTTTTTGTAGAATTTACCGGCACTGATATGACGAGCATTTTGCTTTCAGCAAATATAGTCGCATGCGACTTTGCCGACTGCGGATATACGATTCTACCCGTTAAAATAGAGCATCCTTATGAAACGGGATACGGAAAAACCGTTACTACCCCGTTTTATTTTCAAGAAAATGCAGAAACTTCAGTGGAAGCCGTCAACAAGCTCTTGGGCTCCTCTTTTAAGGCGGAAGAAATTGCCGAGGCCCTAAAACGCATGGACTCGGAAACTGAAATTTCGGGAAATAAGATTAGGCTGAAACCCTCCCCCTACCGCAACGATTTTCTTCATGAAGTGGATATAATCGAAGATGTAATGATGGGTAAAACCGTTAATTTCTTTACACCCGAAACACCGAACGAATTTACAATCGGAAGGCTTTTGCCTGCAACAATGCTAAGCCGAAAAATAAAGGGGCTTATGACAGGCATGGGCTATCAGGAAATGATTTTTAACTATTTGGGCTCCAAAAAAGACTATATTGAAAGAATGTGCATAGATGAAGCTTCGGTTATCGAGATTTCAAACCCGATGTCCGAAAACTATCAGTTTGTACGCAACTCCATTCTCCCCTCTCTTTTAAATGCCGAGATGGGTTCTGCAAATGCAGTCTATCCCCACAAAATATTCGAGACCGGAAAGATAGCCTTTTTTGACGGCACCGACTCTACAGGCACAACTACAAGCCAAAGTTTAGGCTTTTTGACAGCAGAACAAAATGCCAACTTTAACACGGCAGCAAGCGAGGCGGCAAACCTCTTATACTACCTCGGAATAGAATACAAGGTTTGCGAAACCGACGACCCCCGCTTTATTCCGGGCAGGCAGGCAGGCCTTCTTTACAATGGAGAACAAATAGGCATATTCGGGGAAATAAATCCTCAAGTCTTGGAAAACTGGGACATAAACATTCCCTGCTTTGCAGGTGAATTAAATATCGAAAAAATTTTAAAGAGGCAAAACTAA